A region from the Silene latifolia isolate original U9 population chromosome 7, ASM4854445v1, whole genome shotgun sequence genome encodes:
- the LOC141592524 gene encoding uncharacterized protein LOC141592524 has protein sequence MDPDHSDQKPAPRKLRFQPKRQPPRVIKRVAPKIEATDDAESPERKELMRRFQESLSAKPRVVKKVESDQVAFGYGSAMPSRQYSGSIPSYYEDKANVFNDEKDFKEPWSYYSYYPTTLPLRRPYSGNPETLNAEEFGRVSTFDESNTNLARELGLMDENSDSRMLFFQIPTTLPMTKRATSAAGEASASNSKPANGVDRPCGFKELKTGLMGKVVVYKSGAVKLKLGDTQYDVTPGSDCGFAQDAVVVNTQQKHWCVTGEISKHVILTPDVDSILDSFADLG, from the exons ATGGATCCAGATCATTCTGACCAGAAACCAGCTCCAAGGAAG CTGAGATTTCAACCAAAACGTCAACCACCCAGAGTAATCAAGCGTGTTGCACCAAAAAT AGAAGCAACTGATGATGCTGAAAGTCCTGAAAGAAAGGAGTTGATGCGACGCTTTCAG GAGAGCTTATCAGCAAAGCCCAGGGTTGTGAAGAAAG TGGAGTCTGACCAAGTTGCCTTCGGCTATGGATCAGCTATGCCCAGTCGTCAATACAGTGGAAGTATTCCGAGTTACTATGAAG ATAAAGCTAATGTTTTCAACGACGAGAAAGATTTCAAAGAGCCATGG AGTTATTACAGCTATTATCCTACAACACTACCTCTTCGGAGGCCTTATTCTGGAAATCCAG AAACACTTAACGCAGAGGAATTTGGGCGGGTCTCTACCTTTGATGAAAGTAATACCAACCTAGCCAGAGAGTTGGGTCTTATG GATGAGAATTCAGATTCTAGAATGTTGTTTTTCCAAATACCAACGACTTTGCCGATGACAAAACGAGCAACTTCTGCAGCAGGCGAGGCATCAGCTAGCAATTCAAAACCTGCAAATGGCGTCGACAGGCCCTGTGGATTCAAGGAGTTAAAAACAGGCTTAATGGGCAAAGTAGTGGTTTACAAGAGTGGTGCGGTGAAGCTCAAGCTTGGGGATACCCAATATGAT gtaacccctggttcaGACTGTGGATTTGCTCAGGATGCTGTAGTTGTCAATACACAGCAGAAGCATTGGTGTGTCACCGGGGAAATAAGCAAGCACGTTATTCTAACCCCAGATGTGGACTCCATTTTGGATAGTTTTGCTGATTTGGGTTAG